catggggtttcagggggggatggtaatcacagaccggctctggcggggaaggtaagggaggcggtggtaataaaggcactgggggcgaagcagggagagggatggctgcaggagccgacggcggtggcgaaatcggcagcccctctgttggtgcgggagagggttcttccgaagcgacacactgtgttgcatcggtaggagggggggtggctgcaggagccaaCGGGCATGGcaagatcaccagcctcgcgagggagggcctgtccgaggcaacacgctgtatcgcatcgcggcagaggtgccaggcatgtaaagcctgcacgggcgcccgaggctcttcatgcaatgtctggcccaaccgctcccagtccgctagcttaagggttccggcttcagggtaccacgggcactgggcactcacctcctgtagcaggagagtgagttctcgagcggggcagtcatgctgagccttacgcagcagatactgtagctcattgcggtgttgcacttgcaaagcagagagggagcttcccatacttaccacaatgaaaaatactcaccgggatccacgaagcggatgagtgacgcgtctgaaacccttgccgggcgaggtgagtgctgagggccccacgtttgggcgccagttgtggcggttcaatgatgagacagaacacaggtttatccaagcaagcaagctggttagctgaaaagggctgctgcctgtcagctttccaccttcccttttattatatttctcccccttgcgcattacctacttccaccgcaaaaagacacaacaaagaaatacatgactttgattaatattcttattttccagcctctatctactacaatcctaattctcaggccttgaggccaggccaaggaagcttcccacgattactgtcctttaattaacttcccagggttcatatctggtcctcgtccttggatggagcaatgtgttgctcctacacaacggtcagggtgtgccctgactgtttccaggtgaatggactaaacatgaacccttcagggcaggttcatgctgtggaacgccgattctgggctcgggaaacaagtacagactggtgggaccgcacagtgttgcaggtctgggacgattcccagtggctgcgaaactttcgcatgcgtaagggcactttcatggaactttgtgacttgctttcccctgccctgaagcgcatgaataccaagatgagagcagccctcacagttgagaagcgagtggcgatagccctgtggaagcttgcaacgccagacagctaccggtcagttgggaatcaatttggagtgggcaaatctactgtgggggctgctgtgatgcaagtagcccacgcaatcaaagatctgctgataccaagggtagtgaccttgggaaatgtgcaggtcatagtggatggctttgctgcaatgggattccctaactgtggtggggacatagacggaacccatatccctatcttggcaccggagcaccaagccggcgagtacataaaccgcaaggggtacttttcaatagtgctgcaagctctggtggatcacaagggacgtttcaccaacatcaacgtgggatggccgggaaaggtacatgacgctcgcatcttcaggaactctggtctgtttcaaaagcttcaagaagggactttattcccagaccagaaaataactgttggtgatgttgaaatgcctatatgtatccttggggacccagcctaccccttaatgccagggctcatgaagccgtacacaggcagcctggacagcagtcaggagctgttcaactacaggctgagcaagtgcagaatggtggtagaatgtgcatttggacgtttaaaggcgcgctggcgcagtttactgactcgcttagacctcagcgaaaccaatattcccactgttattactgcttgctgtgtgctccacaatatctgtgagagtaagggggagacgtttatggcggggtgggaggttgaggcaaatcgcctggctgctggttacgtgcagccagacaccagggcggttagaagagcacaggagggtgcggtacgcatcagagaggctttgaaaaccagtttcatgactggccaggctacggtgtgaaagttctgtttgtttctccttgatgaaaccccccgccccttggttcactctacttccttgtaagctaaccaccctcccctcctccctttgatcacctcttgcagaggcaataaagtcattgttgcttcacattcatgcattctttattcattcatcacacaaatagggggatgactaccaaggtagcccaggaggggtggtggaggagggaaggaaaatgccacacagcactttaaaagtttacaactttaaaatttattgaatgacagccttcttttttttgggcaatcctctgtggtggagtggctggttggccggtggccaccccaccgcgttcttgggcgtctgggtgtggaggctatggaacttggggaggagggtggttggttacacaggggctgtagtggcagtctgtgctccagctgcctttgctgcagctcaaccatacactggagcatactggtttggtcctccagcagcctcagcattgaatcctgcctcctctcatcacgctgtcgccacattcgagcttcagccctctcttcagcccgccacttactctcttcagcccgccacctctcctcctgatcattttgtgctttcctgcagtctgacattatttgcctccacgcattcgtctgtgctctgtcagtgtgggaggacagcatgagctcggagaacatttcatctcgagtgcgtttttttttctttctaatcttcactagcctctgggaaggagaagattctgtgatcattgaaacacatgcagctggtggagaaaagaaaagggacagcggtatttaaaaagacacagtttataaaacactggctacactctttcagggtaaactttgctgttaacattacatacataacacatgtgctttcgttacaaggtcgcattttgcctccccgcaccgcgtggctaccccctcaaccctcccccctccctgtggctaacagcggggaacatttctgttcagccgcaggcaaacagcccagcaggaatgggctcctctgagtgtcccctgaagaaaagcaccctatttcaaccaggtgaccatggattatatctcactctcctgaggataacacacgaacggatgttgcttgaacgccagcaaacatacactgcaatgctttgttgtacaatgattcccgagtacgtgttactggcctggagtggtaaagtgtcctaccatgaaggacgcaataagtctgccctccccagaaaccttttgcaaagactttgggagtatatccaggagagccgcgaatgccagggcaaagtaatcctttcacatgcttgcttttaaaccatgtatagtattttaaaaggtacactcaccggaggtcccttctccgcctgctgggtccaggaggcagccttgggtgggttcagggggtactggctccaggtccagggtgagaaacagttcctggctgtcgggaaaaccggtttctccgcttgcttgctgtgagctatctacaacctcgtcatcatcatcatcttcttcatccccaaaacctgcttccgtattgcctccatctccattgaaggagtcaaacaacacggctggggtagtggtggctgaaccccctaaaatggcatgcagctcatcatagaagcggcatgtttggggctctgacccggagcggccgttcgcctctctggttttctggtaggcttgcctcagctccttcagtttcacgcggcactgcttcgggtccctgttatggcctctgtccttcatgccctgggagatcttgacaaaggttttggcatttcgaaaactggaacggagttctgatagcacggattcctctccccatacagcgatcagatcccgtacctcccgttcggtccatgctggagctcttttgcgattctgagactccatcatggtcacctctgctgatgagctctgcatggtcacctgcagcttgccacgctggccaaacaggaaatgagattcaaaagttcgcggttcttttcctgtctacctggccagtgcatctgagttgagagtgctgtccagagcggtcaaaatggagcactctgggatagctcccggaggccaataccgtcgaattgtgtccacagtaccccaaattcgacccggcaaggccgatttaagcgctaatccacttgtcaggggtggagtaaggaaatcaattttaagagccctttaagtcaaaataaagggcttcatcgtgtggacgggtgcaggtttacatcgatttaatgctgctaaatttgacctaaagtcctagagtagaccagggctaggataacctcgctggcacctgaccacaatgaccaatgaggagacaagatactttcaaagctggggggtgtgggaaacaaagggtctggatctgtctgtgtgatgcttttgccggggacagaacaggaatggagtcttagaacttagtaagtaatctagctagatatgcgttagattatgatttctttaaatggctgaggaaataagctgtgctgaaaggaatggatattcctgtctttgtgtctttttgtaacttaa
The sequence above is a segment of the Natator depressus isolate rNatDep1 chromosome 5, rNatDep2.hap1, whole genome shotgun sequence genome. Coding sequences within it:
- the LOC141987936 gene encoding uncharacterized protein LOC141987936, which encodes MQSSSAEVTMMESQNRKRAPAWTEREVRDLIAVWGEESVLSELRSSFRNAKTFVKISQGMKDRGHNRDPKQCRVKLKELRQAYQKTREANGRSGSEPQTCRFYDELHAILGGSATTTPAVLFDSFNGDGGNTEAGFGDEEDDDDDEVVDSSQQASGETGFPDSQELFLTLDLEPVPPEPTQGCLLDPAGGEGTSAACVSMITESSPSQRLVKIRKKKKRTRDEMFSELMLSSHTDRAQTNAWRQIMSDCRKAQNDQEERWRAEESKWRAEERAEARMWRQRDERRQDSMLRLLEDQTSMLQCMVELQQRQLEHRLPLQPLCNQPPSSPSSIASTPRRPRTRDLAE